The Haloarcula sp. DT43 genome includes a region encoding these proteins:
- a CDS encoding glycosyltransferase family 4 protein: MRVGLTLYGSLEAQSGGFRYDRKLVEGLRAAGDTVEVVELPWRAYHRGLLDNGSRALRRRLGVDVDVMLQDELAHPSLVYTNRALPYPIVSVVHHLRASEPRRLTPLYRAVERRYLDTVDAAVCNSRPTQRVVADLGVDRTVVAPPAGDRFDPAIDDETIDDRARADPLRVVFVGNVTPRKGLDTLVDGVAAADAEVALTVVGTPADRDHLESVEASVRERGLSDRVSFAGRLSDDGLAATLEASHVLAVPSRYEGFGIVYLEGMSYGLPAVASRAGGATDLVTDGETGALVDPDDPAAVARELERFAADRDRLAAMGRAARDRYEAHPDWDETTARVRQLLADVATEVPA; the protein is encoded by the coding sequence ATGAGGGTCGGGCTGACGCTGTACGGGAGCCTGGAGGCGCAGTCGGGCGGGTTTCGATACGACCGGAAGCTCGTCGAGGGCCTCCGGGCCGCCGGCGACACCGTCGAAGTGGTCGAACTGCCGTGGCGCGCGTACCACCGTGGCCTGCTCGACAACGGGTCGCGGGCCCTGCGCCGGCGACTCGGCGTGGACGTCGACGTCATGTTGCAGGACGAACTCGCCCATCCGTCGCTCGTCTACACGAACCGCGCGCTCCCCTATCCCATCGTCAGCGTCGTCCACCACCTGCGGGCGAGCGAGCCCCGGCGGCTGACGCCGCTGTACCGGGCGGTCGAACGCCGCTACCTCGACACCGTCGACGCCGCCGTCTGCAACAGCCGGCCGACGCAACGCGTGGTCGCCGACCTCGGCGTCGACCGGACCGTCGTCGCGCCCCCGGCCGGCGACCGGTTCGACCCAGCGATAGATGACGAAACTATAGACGACCGCGCACGCGCGGACCCGCTCCGGGTCGTCTTCGTCGGCAACGTCACGCCCCGGAAGGGGCTGGACACGCTCGTCGACGGAGTGGCCGCCGCCGACGCCGAGGTCGCGCTCACCGTCGTCGGAACCCCGGCCGACAGGGACCACCTCGAGTCAGTCGAGGCGAGCGTCCGCGAGCGCGGCCTGTCCGACCGCGTCAGTTTCGCGGGGCGTCTCAGCGACGACGGACTGGCGGCGACCCTCGAAGCCAGTCACGTTCTCGCGGTGCCGTCCCGCTACGAGGGGTTCGGTATCGTCTATCTGGAAGGGATGAGCTACGGCCTGCCGGCCGTCGCGTCGCGGGCCGGTGGGGCCACCGACCTGGTCACCGACGGGGAGACCGGCGCGCTCGTCGACCCGGACGACCCGGCGGCCGTGGCCCGCGAACTGGAGCGGTTCGCGGCCGACCGCGACCGGCTGGCCGCGATGGGGCGGGCGGCCAGAGACCGCTACGAGGCCCACCCAGACTGGGACGAGACGACGGCGCGGGTCCGCCAGCTGCTGGCCGACGTGGCCACGGAGGTACCGGCGTGA
- a CDS encoding SDR family oxidoreductase, with the protein MTTEFGSELNEQVAIVTGASSGIGSATAESLASRGASVVLAARRGDELDELAGRIESDTDGEALAVTTDITDDDDIDELVETTLDEYGQIDILVNNAGVMPLAHITEADRETLQTTIDVNLTGLITLTHAVVPTMIDQGSGYVVNLSSVVGRFLQENSSHYNAAKAGVKMFGDSLRLDVAEAGVHVATIEPGAVDTELLEHIPDDELQAGVKEYVGSMDALAPEDIARTITFVVSQPERVDINEVLIRPLDQVQP; encoded by the coding sequence ATGACAACCGAATTCGGCTCAGAACTGAACGAACAGGTCGCAATCGTCACCGGCGCTTCCTCCGGCATCGGCAGTGCCACCGCGGAGTCGCTCGCGTCCCGCGGCGCGAGCGTCGTCCTCGCCGCCCGGCGCGGCGACGAACTTGACGAACTCGCCGGTCGCATTGAGTCGGACACCGACGGTGAGGCCCTCGCCGTCACGACGGACATCACCGACGACGACGACATCGACGAGTTGGTCGAGACAACACTCGACGAGTACGGCCAAATCGACATCCTCGTCAACAACGCCGGCGTGATGCCGCTCGCACACATCACGGAGGCGGACCGCGAGACCCTCCAGACGACCATCGACGTGAACCTCACCGGCCTCATCACCCTCACCCACGCCGTCGTCCCGACGATGATAGACCAGGGGAGCGGCTACGTCGTCAACCTCTCCTCCGTCGTCGGCCGGTTCCTCCAGGAGAACAGTTCCCACTACAACGCGGCGAAAGCCGGCGTGAAGATGTTCGGCGACTCGCTGCGCCTCGACGTCGCCGAAGCGGGCGTCCACGTCGCCACAATCGAGCCGGGTGCGGTCGACACCGAACTCCTCGAACACATCCCGGACGACGAACTCCAGGCGGGGGTCAAGGAGTACGTCGGGTCGATGGACGCGCTCGCGCCCGAGGACATCGCCCGCACTATCACGTTCGTCGTGTCCCAGCCCGAACGCGTCGACATCAACGAGGTCCTGATTCGCCCCCTCGACCAGGTCCAGCCCTAG
- the sod gene encoding superoxide dismutase: protein MTDYELPPLPYDYDALEPHISEQVLTWHHDTHHQGYVNGWNSAEETLAENREEGDHSSTASALGNVTHNGSGHILHDLFWQSMSPEDGDEPAGDLADRIEEDFGSYEAWRDEFEAAASAAGGWALLVYDSFSNQLRNVAVDKHDQGALWGSHPILALDVWEHSYYYDYGPARGDFIDAFFEVVDWDEPSSRYDEAVQLFE, encoded by the coding sequence ATGACAGACTACGAACTTCCGCCGCTTCCGTACGACTACGACGCACTCGAACCGCACATCAGCGAACAGGTCCTGACGTGGCACCACGACACCCACCACCAGGGCTACGTAAACGGCTGGAACAGCGCCGAAGAGACGCTCGCCGAGAACCGCGAGGAAGGCGACCACTCCTCGACGGCCTCGGCGCTCGGTAACGTGACACACAACGGCTCCGGACACATCCTCCACGACCTGTTCTGGCAGTCGATGAGCCCCGAGGACGGCGACGAACCCGCGGGCGACCTCGCGGACCGCATCGAGGAGGACTTCGGCAGCTACGAGGCGTGGCGGGACGAGTTCGAGGCCGCGGCCTCGGCCGCCGGCGGCTGGGCACTGCTGGTCTACGACAGCTTCAGCAACCAACTGCGAAACGTCGCCGTCGACAAGCACGACCAGGGCGCGCTCTGGGGGAGCCACCCCATCCTCGCGCTCGACGTCTGGGAACACTCCTACTACTACGACTACGGTCCGGCCCGCGGCGACTTCATCGACGCATTCTTCGAGGTCGTCGACTGGGACGAGCCGAGTTCCCGGTACGACGAGGCCGTCCAGCTGTTCGAATAG
- a CDS encoding carbohydrate ABC transporter permease translates to MPESTQSRSVSAYLSGDAVRSALLHVFLYGLAFLMAVPYLYTISRSFQPNELLRDPRPYWIPPLVGEPITLEHYQYLLDNTLVVQWTINTFIIAGGATILIVAIDSMIAFSLTRLDWPGQGAVMGIILASFMVPYYMNIVPLYQIVSNLGLINSYWGVIMPAAASPLGVFLLYQFFRDIPVEYEEAARLDGFSTFQVYTRIILPLAKPILSALALFMFVYNWNAFLWPLLVLSSETAYTLPIGLVNLYQGNIDTPGLHMAVAILGSLPLFVIYLIFQGQIVRAVQMQGATG, encoded by the coding sequence ATGCCTGAATCGACGCAATCACGCTCGGTGAGCGCCTATCTGAGCGGGGACGCCGTTCGGAGCGCCCTGTTGCACGTGTTCCTCTACGGGCTCGCGTTCCTCATGGCGGTCCCGTACCTGTACACCATCTCGCGGTCGTTCCAGCCCAACGAACTGCTGCGGGACCCGCGGCCCTACTGGATACCGCCGCTCGTCGGCGAACCCATCACGCTCGAACACTACCAGTACCTGCTGGACAACACGCTGGTGGTCCAGTGGACCATCAACACGTTCATCATCGCCGGCGGGGCGACCATCCTCATCGTGGCTATCGACTCGATGATAGCCTTCTCGCTCACCCGCCTGGACTGGCCCGGACAGGGAGCCGTCATGGGCATCATCCTGGCGAGCTTCATGGTCCCGTACTACATGAACATCGTGCCCCTGTACCAGATTGTCTCGAACCTCGGGCTCATCAACTCCTACTGGGGCGTCATCATGCCGGCGGCCGCCAGCCCGCTCGGGGTGTTCCTCCTCTATCAGTTCTTCAGAGATATTCCAGTGGAGTACGAGGAGGCAGCTAGACTGGACGGCTTCTCGACGTTCCAGGTGTACACGCGCATCATCCTGCCGCTCGCGAAGCCCATCCTCTCGGCGCTCGCGCTGTTCATGTTCGTCTACAACTGGAACGCGTTCCTGTGGCCCTTGCTCGTGCTGTCGAGTGAGACGGCCTACACGCTGCCCATCGGGCTCGTGAACCTCTACCAGGGGAACATCGACACGCCCGGCCTCCACATGGCCGTGGCCATCCTCGGCTCGCTGCCCCTGTTCGTCATCTATCTCATCTTCCAGGGACAGATTGTGCGCGCAGTGCAGATGCAGGGTGCGACCGGATGA
- a CDS encoding alpha-N-arabinofuranosidase: MSSEVSVSGGETIDRISENVYGHFAEHLGRCIYGGIWVGDDDRVETADGIRMDTVELLRDLEMPVLRWPGGCFADDYHWEDGVGPRDERPRRRNLWWTQGRDNVPEESNQFGTDEFLRLCQLLETDPYIAVNVGSSTPQEALDWIEYCNYDGDTELAERRRENGQDEPYGVKYWGIGNENWGCGGRFAPDEYADEYRRFANYFNGFDNLMNADSTEFIACGHLTDDWNRVFFENLNGGMEFGPGTFLGMGSPFNLLDHFSVHRYYQAGGDVDFSDDQYYKMFARAEKIAGDIDRAAETISDFVPKDEVGIIVDEWGAWHPEATNDNGLEQENTVRDAVATAGVLDLIHDRADVVSMANIAQTVNVLQCLVQTDEEAAWRTPTFRVFELYENHVGQTALETSIDTDVESFEEEDHDVPMVSASASKGDGELFVTASNRRHDEAEAITVDVGSDASVESATVLFDGKDIREYSTKDNAESFAGSDLAVDDEGEGTITFDAPPASVVGLTLSE; this comes from the coding sequence ATGTCGAGCGAAGTTAGCGTCAGCGGCGGCGAGACTATCGACCGGATATCCGAGAACGTCTACGGCCATTTCGCCGAGCACCTCGGCCGATGTATCTACGGCGGCATCTGGGTCGGCGACGACGACCGGGTCGAGACGGCAGACGGCATCCGGATGGACACGGTCGAACTGCTCCGGGACCTCGAAATGCCCGTCCTGCGGTGGCCCGGTGGCTGTTTTGCGGACGACTACCACTGGGAGGACGGCGTCGGTCCCCGCGACGAACGCCCCCGCCGCCGGAACCTGTGGTGGACACAGGGCCGAGACAACGTCCCCGAGGAGTCGAACCAGTTCGGCACAGACGAGTTCCTCCGCCTGTGTCAGCTCCTCGAAACGGACCCGTACATCGCGGTCAACGTCGGGTCCTCCACCCCCCAGGAGGCGCTGGACTGGATAGAGTACTGCAATTACGACGGCGACACGGAACTGGCGGAGCGACGCCGCGAGAACGGCCAGGACGAGCCCTACGGAGTGAAGTACTGGGGCATCGGCAACGAGAACTGGGGCTGTGGCGGCCGGTTCGCCCCGGACGAGTACGCCGACGAGTACCGCCGCTTCGCGAACTACTTCAACGGTTTCGACAATCTGATGAACGCCGACTCGACGGAGTTCATCGCCTGTGGCCACCTCACCGACGACTGGAACCGGGTCTTCTTCGAGAACCTCAACGGCGGCATGGAGTTCGGCCCCGGGACGTTCCTCGGGATGGGGTCGCCGTTCAATCTGCTCGACCACTTTTCGGTCCACCGCTACTACCAAGCCGGCGGCGACGTGGACTTCTCCGACGACCAGTACTACAAGATGTTCGCCCGCGCCGAGAAAATCGCGGGCGACATCGACCGGGCCGCAGAGACTATCTCGGACTTCGTCCCGAAAGACGAGGTCGGCATCATCGTCGACGAGTGGGGCGCGTGGCATCCGGAAGCGACCAACGACAACGGCCTCGAACAGGAAAACACCGTCCGGGACGCGGTTGCGACGGCCGGTGTCCTCGACCTCATCCACGACCGCGCGGACGTCGTCTCGATGGCGAACATCGCCCAGACCGTCAACGTCCTGCAGTGTCTCGTCCAGACCGACGAGGAGGCCGCGTGGCGGACGCCGACGTTCCGCGTGTTCGAACTCTACGAGAACCACGTGGGCCAGACCGCGCTGGAGACGAGCATCGACACCGACGTGGAGTCCTTCGAGGAGGAGGACCACGACGTGCCGATGGTCTCGGCGTCCGCCTCGAAGGGCGACGGCGAACTGTTCGTCACGGCGTCGAACCGTCGCCACGACGAGGCCGAAGCCATCACCGTCGACGTCGGGTCGGACGCGTCCGTGGAGTCGGCCACCGTGCTGTTCGACGGGAAGGACATCCGTGAGTACTCGACGAAGGACAACGCCGAATCCTTCGCGGGTTCGGACCTGGCCGTCGACGACGAGGGCGAGGGCACGATTACGTTCGATGCCCCGCCGGCTTCTGTCGTCGGACTGACGCTCTCGGAGTAA
- a CDS encoding DUF7351 domain-containing protein, with translation MSRFGREADSEPEFGDAVEEDSGSAAEHLGTEASKDGMVPAEAFALLGSDTRIEILQAMLDANADATPVGFTDLFERVDIADTANFNYHLQKLTGHFIRQTEDGYEFRHPGRKVVSSIFAGTLTDHAQLGFFPVAGSCHTCGGDLHGWYVDEVLSIACVDCTTVLVRYPFPPGGIDERTPEELLQAFHHYVRHHYCMAADGVCPECTGPVETEPAYEPTDGGDFDVTVEHTCQRCGYELQSSVGVNLLDNAEVLLFHSERGIDLSTEPFWHFEWCVSDAHTEVLDEDPLRLRIDIPCAGDELHVVLDETLSVIETARQEQLSY, from the coding sequence ATGAGCAGATTCGGTCGTGAAGCGGACTCCGAACCGGAGTTCGGCGACGCCGTCGAGGAGGATTCCGGGTCCGCGGCGGAGCATCTCGGAACCGAGGCGTCGAAAGACGGGATGGTGCCCGCGGAGGCGTTCGCGCTGCTCGGGAGCGACACCCGAATCGAGATACTGCAGGCGATGCTGGACGCGAACGCCGACGCGACGCCGGTCGGGTTCACTGACCTGTTCGAGCGGGTCGACATCGCGGACACCGCCAACTTCAACTACCACTTACAGAAGCTCACCGGCCACTTCATCAGACAGACCGAGGACGGCTACGAGTTCCGCCACCCCGGCCGGAAGGTCGTCAGTTCGATATTCGCGGGGACGCTCACCGACCACGCTCAACTGGGCTTTTTCCCCGTCGCCGGCTCCTGTCACACCTGCGGCGGGGACCTCCACGGATGGTACGTCGACGAGGTGCTCAGCATCGCCTGTGTCGACTGCACGACGGTGCTCGTTCGGTACCCGTTCCCGCCGGGCGGCATCGACGAGCGAACGCCCGAGGAGTTACTGCAGGCGTTTCACCACTACGTCCGGCACCACTACTGCATGGCCGCCGACGGGGTCTGTCCCGAGTGTACCGGGCCTGTTGAGACGGAGCCGGCCTACGAACCGACGGACGGCGGCGACTTCGACGTGACAGTCGAGCACACGTGCCAGCGGTGTGGCTACGAGCTCCAGTCGAGCGTCGGGGTGAACCTCCTCGACAACGCCGAGGTGCTCCTGTTTCACTCCGAACGCGGTATCGACCTGAGCACGGAGCCGTTCTGGCACTTCGAGTGGTGCGTGAGCGACGCGCACACGGAGGTGCTCGACGAGGACCCGCTCCGCCTGCGCATCGACATCCCCTGTGCGGGCGACGAGTTACACGTCGTGTTAGACGAGACGCTCTCGGTCATCGAGACGGCGCGACAGGAACAGCTCTCGTACTGA
- a CDS encoding exo-alpha-sialidase, which translates to MSERDSTSQHSRRKYLAAVGAVGVGAVGSAGVLAGRGRKDEQTDVEGTLYSPPTGSPAPGSLYPRVTRLKHGSGKGGEKELLATFEFYPSMSGGSEPYFPVYRSTDGGESWSKFSEIHDTSGKEWGLRYQPTLFELPRAVGPWPAGTVLAAGNSIPILDDPEDVPEGQIGELGETSIDLYASTDSGESWEYVSTVITGGKAVPYDGNSPVWEPELGLDDDGNLVCYFADERMGTDDDYNQLVAYKASEDGGQTWGDEQFVAAVPNETTRPGMPTVTPLPNGTYMMSYEVVGPDYLYGEVHVKTSPDGRDWGDPTDVGTLVSTADGRRFINGPYVTWTRAGGKDGTILVSGKQLVDGDRELAEGNGEVVLATSNLDGSGDWEPVEAPLSFETESELGGRTFVGWTTPLLPSRHGDELLQLTSTDLNSELCEIRYGVESLNLDG; encoded by the coding sequence ATGAGCGAACGCGATTCCACTAGCCAGCATAGCCGCCGGAAGTACCTCGCCGCAGTCGGTGCCGTCGGGGTCGGTGCAGTCGGGTCCGCCGGGGTCCTCGCGGGCCGCGGGCGCAAGGACGAACAGACTGACGTAGAGGGGACGCTGTACTCGCCTCCGACAGGCTCGCCCGCACCCGGGTCGCTGTATCCCCGCGTCACACGCCTGAAACACGGGTCGGGGAAAGGCGGCGAGAAGGAACTGCTCGCCACCTTCGAGTTCTACCCGTCGATGAGCGGCGGGTCCGAGCCGTACTTCCCCGTCTACCGGAGCACGGACGGGGGAGAATCCTGGTCGAAGTTCTCCGAGATTCACGACACGAGCGGGAAAGAGTGGGGACTTCGCTACCAGCCGACCCTGTTCGAACTCCCGCGCGCTGTCGGCCCGTGGCCCGCCGGGACCGTCCTGGCCGCCGGAAACTCCATCCCGATTCTCGACGACCCCGAGGACGTCCCGGAGGGCCAAATCGGCGAACTCGGCGAGACGAGCATCGACCTCTACGCGAGCACCGACAGCGGGGAGTCCTGGGAGTACGTGAGCACCGTCATCACCGGCGGCAAGGCCGTTCCCTATGACGGGAACAGCCCCGTCTGGGAGCCGGAACTCGGCTTGGACGACGACGGGAACCTCGTCTGTTACTTCGCCGACGAGCGGATGGGGACCGACGACGACTACAATCAGCTGGTCGCGTACAAGGCCTCCGAGGACGGCGGCCAGACGTGGGGCGACGAGCAGTTCGTGGCGGCCGTCCCGAACGAGACGACGCGACCGGGGATGCCCACGGTCACTCCCCTTCCCAACGGCACCTACATGATGAGCTACGAGGTCGTCGGACCGGACTACCTCTACGGCGAGGTCCACGTCAAAACCTCGCCCGACGGGCGCGACTGGGGCGACCCGACCGACGTGGGGACGCTCGTCTCGACGGCCGACGGTCGGCGGTTCATCAACGGCCCCTACGTCACGTGGACCCGCGCGGGCGGCAAGGACGGGACGATACTCGTCTCCGGGAAACAGCTCGTCGACGGGGACCGCGAACTCGCTGAGGGCAACGGCGAGGTCGTGCTGGCGACCTCGAACCTCGACGGGAGCGGCGACTGGGAGCCGGTCGAGGCCCCGCTGTCCTTCGAGACGGAGAGCGAACTCGGCGGCCGGACGTTCGTCGGTTGGACCACGCCGCTGCTGCCCTCGCGTCACGGCGACGAACTGCTCCAGTTGACCTCGACCGATCTCAACTCGGAGCTGTGTGAGATTCGCTACGGCGTCGAGTCGCTGAATCTGGACGGCTGA
- a CDS encoding class I SAM-dependent methyltransferase, whose product MTDPFQRYLRAKRTVDDRALDRRLVQTLRGRLGDRAADTDGPLRVLEVGAGIGTMLARFVDWGVLPAGDVRYTAVDIEAANTAAIPGFLREWGADSGVTVTDAPLTVKTGDRRIEVETVAADGVAYAADADGYDLLVGAALLDIVDRDGLPTLLGALAPGGHYYFPITFGGATRFRPRHPADRAVEARYHDHMDRKPGGDSRAGDDVLDRLQRLDGATLTAVGGSDWVVRPVDGAYPADEAYFLRHILDTIEGAVREVTGDDFDALDDWLASRREQVAAAELLYATHQLDFLGRATRGV is encoded by the coding sequence GTGACCGACCCCTTCCAGCGGTACCTGCGGGCGAAACGGACCGTCGACGACCGGGCGCTGGACCGGCGGCTCGTCCAGACGCTACGGGGCCGACTGGGCGACCGCGCCGCCGACACCGACGGGCCGCTCCGGGTACTCGAAGTCGGGGCCGGCATCGGAACGATGCTGGCCCGGTTCGTGGACTGGGGCGTGCTCCCGGCCGGCGACGTTCGCTACACCGCGGTCGACATCGAAGCCGCGAACACCGCCGCTATCCCGGGATTCCTGCGAGAGTGGGGGGCCGACAGCGGGGTCACCGTAACCGACGCCCCGCTGACGGTCAAGACCGGTGACCGACGTATCGAGGTCGAGACCGTCGCGGCGGACGGCGTCGCGTACGCCGCCGACGCCGACGGCTACGACCTGCTGGTCGGTGCCGCGCTGCTCGACATCGTCGACCGCGACGGGCTCCCGACGCTGCTCGGCGCGCTCGCGCCCGGTGGGCACTACTACTTCCCCATCACCTTCGGCGGCGCGACCCGCTTTCGCCCGCGACACCCGGCCGACCGGGCAGTTGAGGCCCGCTACCACGACCACATGGACCGAAAGCCCGGCGGCGACAGCCGCGCCGGCGACGACGTGCTCGACCGCCTCCAGCGGCTGGACGGAGCGACGCTGACCGCGGTCGGCGGCTCGGACTGGGTCGTCCGGCCGGTCGACGGCGCGTACCCCGCCGACGAGGCGTACTTCCTCCGGCACATCCTCGACACAATCGAGGGCGCGGTCCGGGAGGTGACCGGCGACGACTTCGACGCGCTGGACGACTGGCTGGCCAGTCGACGCGAACAGGTCGCGGCCGCGGAACTACTGTATGCCACCCACCAACTGGACTTTCTGGGTCGGGCCACCCGCGGCGTTTGA
- a CDS encoding NADP-dependent malic enzyme produces the protein MGLDEDSLDYHRTAPPGKIEISTTKPTNTQRDLSLAYSPGVAAPCREIDRDREQSFTYTARGNLVAVVSDGSAVLGLGNIGPEASKPVMEGKGVLFKRFADIDVFDVELDAESTDGFVDNVRAMEPTFGGINLEDIAAPECFEIERRLREEMDIPVFHDDQHGTAIISGAGLLNAAEIAGKDLADLDVTFAGAGAAATATAQFFTSLGVPTANITMCDVDGILTTERAEAGDIDPYSREFAQDVPAGDLSDAMEGADVFVGLSVGGIVDQEMVRSMASDPIIFAMANPDPEIAYEDAKAARDDTVIMATGRSDYPNQVNNVLGFPFIFRGALDVRATEINEEMKRAAAEALADLARQDVPDAVVKAYGDQPLQFGPEYILPKPLDPRVLFEVAPAVAEAAIESGVARETLETDAYVEKLEARLGKSREMMRIVLNKARSDPKRLVLPEGSNEKMIRAAHQLADQGIAEPILVGDRDRIRATVDSLGFDAVPEVVDPEEIDLTPYADRLHALRKRKGVTRQEATDLVGNGDYLASVMVEMGEADAMLTGLTHHYPEALRPPLQVIGTDDDTDYAAGVYMLTFKNRVVFCADTTVNQDPDADVLAEVTRLTADLARRFNVEPRAALLSYSDFGSVQNTGTAKPRTAADRLRTDPTVDFPVDGEMQADTAVVEDILTDSYAFSELDDPANVLVFPNLEAGNIAYKLLQRLGGAEAIGPMLVGMDKPVHVLQRGDEVKDIVNLAGVAVVDAQQE, from the coding sequence ATGGGACTCGACGAGGACTCCCTCGACTATCACCGCACAGCGCCGCCGGGCAAGATAGAGATATCGACGACGAAGCCGACGAACACCCAGCGGGACCTCTCGCTGGCGTACTCCCCCGGCGTCGCGGCACCCTGTCGGGAAATCGACCGGGACCGGGAGCAGTCGTTCACCTACACGGCGCGGGGGAACCTGGTGGCGGTCGTCTCGGACGGGTCGGCGGTGCTCGGCCTGGGGAACATCGGCCCGGAGGCGTCGAAACCCGTCATGGAAGGTAAGGGCGTGCTGTTCAAGCGTTTCGCCGACATCGACGTCTTCGACGTGGAGTTAGACGCCGAATCGACCGACGGGTTCGTCGACAACGTCCGGGCGATGGAGCCGACCTTCGGCGGAATCAACCTCGAAGACATCGCCGCCCCGGAGTGTTTCGAAATCGAGCGCCGACTCCGCGAGGAGATGGACATTCCTGTCTTCCACGACGACCAGCACGGCACCGCGATAATCTCGGGGGCCGGACTCCTGAACGCCGCGGAGATTGCCGGCAAGGACCTCGCGGACCTCGACGTGACGTTCGCGGGGGCCGGGGCGGCCGCCACCGCGACGGCGCAGTTTTTCACCTCGCTGGGCGTGCCGACGGCGAACATCACGATGTGTGACGTCGACGGGATTCTGACGACCGAGCGTGCGGAAGCCGGGGACATCGACCCGTACAGCCGCGAGTTCGCCCAGGACGTGCCGGCCGGCGACCTGTCGGACGCGATGGAGGGGGCGGACGTGTTCGTCGGGCTCTCCGTGGGCGGCATCGTCGACCAGGAGATGGTGCGGTCGATGGCCAGCGACCCCATCATCTTCGCCATGGCCAACCCCGACCCCGAAATCGCCTACGAGGACGCTAAAGCGGCCCGCGACGACACGGTAATCATGGCCACTGGCCGCTCCGACTACCCCAATCAAGTGAACAACGTTCTGGGCTTCCCGTTCATCTTCCGGGGCGCGCTGGACGTGCGCGCGACCGAAATCAACGAGGAGATGAAGCGAGCGGCCGCCGAAGCGCTGGCCGACCTCGCCCGGCAGGACGTCCCCGACGCCGTCGTCAAGGCCTACGGCGACCAGCCCCTGCAGTTCGGACCCGAGTACATCCTCCCGAAACCCCTCGACCCACGCGTCCTCTTCGAAGTCGCGCCCGCGGTCGCCGAGGCCGCAATCGAGAGCGGCGTCGCCCGGGAGACGCTCGAAACCGACGCCTACGTCGAGAAGCTCGAGGCCCGCCTGGGCAAGTCCCGCGAGATGATGCGCATCGTGCTCAACAAGGCTCGGAGCGACCCCAAGCGGCTCGTCTTACCGGAGGGCAGCAACGAGAAGATGATTCGAGCGGCACATCAGCTCGCCGACCAGGGCATCGCCGAGCCGATTCTCGTGGGCGACCGCGACCGGATTCGGGCGACCGTCGACAGCCTCGGGTTCGACGCGGTCCCCGAAGTGGTGGACCCAGAGGAAATCGACCTGACGCCGTACGCCGACAGGCTACACGCCCTCAGGAAGCGAAAGGGCGTCACCCGACAGGAGGCGACGGACCTGGTCGGGAACGGCGACTACCTCGCCAGCGTCATGGTCGAGATGGGCGAGGCCGACGCGATGCTGACCGGCCTGACCCACCACTACCCGGAGGCGCTACGACCGCCGCTGCAGGTCATCGGCACCGACGACGACACCGACTACGCGGCCGGCGTCTACATGCTGACGTTCAAGAACCGCGTCGTCTTCTGTGCCGACACGACGGTCAATCAGGACCCCGACGCGGACGTGCTGGCGGAGGTCACGCGTCTCACCGCCGACCTGGCCCGCCGTTTCAACGTCGAACCGCGCGCGGCGCTGCTGTCGTACTCCGACTTCGGCAGCGTCCAGAACACCGGCACTGCCAAACCGCGGACGGCCGCCGACCGGCTCAGGACCGACCCGACCGTCGACTTCCCGGTCGATGGGGAGATGCAGGCCGACACCGCCGTCGTGGAGGACATCCTCACGGACTCCTACGCGTTCTCCGAACTCGACGACCCCGCGAACGTCCTCGTGTTCCCGAACCTGGAAGCGGGCAATATCGCCTACAAGCTCCTCCAGCGGCTGGGCGGAGCCGAAGCCATCGGCCCCATGCTCGTCGGCATGGACAAGCCCGTCCACGTCCTCCAGCGCGGCGACGAGGTCAAAGACATCGTGAACCTCGCCGGCGTCGCCGTCGTCGACGCACAGCAGGAGTAG